Proteins from a genomic interval of Amycolatopsis sp. cg13:
- a CDS encoding alpha/beta fold hydrolase — translation MAEAALHDGTRIEAQVHGDGPVLLLPVDPRPAEGPEAEAARQWGTDPELGRSLIEGFSGFRVVAFDYQGHRMAHPADLTPDVLAADFLAVADAVGADRFSYYGYSWLALSGLQLALRTDRLDALVMGGYPPLDGPYAAMLAVTRATHEMALAGPSAATQAEPGDWDSVDVTLSTGQTKQFVTLYEALQDFDDRVVELSCPRLCFAGSEDRIVYSERWGGVTVDIAGPLLRERAELEARGWAVEMLDGLDHMGAMQAATVVPLVRPWLEKVV, via the coding sequence ATGGCTGAAGCTGCTCTGCACGACGGAACGCGGATCGAAGCGCAGGTGCACGGGGACGGGCCGGTGTTGCTGCTCCCCGTCGACCCCAGGCCTGCCGAGGGACCGGAAGCTGAGGCGGCCCGGCAGTGGGGCACTGATCCGGAGCTGGGTCGCTCGCTGATCGAGGGATTCAGCGGGTTCCGGGTGGTGGCCTTCGACTACCAGGGACACCGGATGGCGCATCCGGCCGACCTCACGCCGGACGTGCTCGCGGCCGATTTCCTGGCGGTGGCGGACGCGGTCGGGGCGGATCGGTTCTCGTATTACGGCTACTCGTGGCTGGCGTTGTCCGGGTTGCAGCTGGCGTTGCGCACGGATCGGCTGGACGCGTTGGTGATGGGCGGGTATCCGCCGTTGGACGGGCCGTATGCGGCAATGCTGGCGGTGACCCGGGCGACGCACGAGATGGCGCTCGCTGGCCCGTCGGCCGCAACTCAAGCTGAGCCGGGGGACTGGGATTCGGTGGACGTCACGTTGTCGACGGGGCAGACGAAGCAGTTCGTGACGTTGTACGAGGCGTTGCAGGACTTCGACGATCGGGTGGTCGAGCTGTCGTGCCCGCGGTTGTGTTTCGCGGGGTCGGAGGATCGGATCGTTTACAGCGAGCGGTGGGGCGGGGTGACCGTCGACATCGCCGGGCCGTTGCTGCGAGAGCGGGCCGAACTGGAGGCGCGTGGGTGGGCTGTCGAGATGCTGGACGGGCTGGACCACATGGGCGCGATGCAGGCGGCCACCGTGGTGCCTTTGGTGCGGCCTTGGCT